From Candidatus Methylacidithermus pantelleriae, the proteins below share one genomic window:
- a CDS encoding DUF559 domain-containing protein → MDTLYQGGYRFPDEAQRGISDPRCVVDFFYKPNVCVFCDGSVHEEPNQQARDNEIRRRLRARGYRVVVIRYDQDLKEQIQRYPDVFGAS, encoded by the coding sequence CTGGATACCCTCTATCAGGGTGGCTACCGCTTTCCAGATGAGGCTCAGAGGGGAATCTCAGACCCACGGTGCGTTGTGGACTTCTTCTACAAGCCAAACGTCTGTGTATTCTGTGACGGATCGGTACATGAGGAACCAAACCAGCAGGCTCGCGACAACGAGATCCGCCGTCGACTCCGCGCCAGGGGCTACCGGGTCGTGGTCATTCGGTACGATCAGGATCTCAAAGAGCAGATACAGCGTTACCCTGATGTATTTGGCGCATCTTAG